The genomic stretch ATCATTGAGGATCGCAATGATCAAGACCATAAATGGTGGGAAGTCAAACTGCCATATCAGCGCAAGAAGCATAAAACCTAGCTGTTACAACAAAGTGTGGAGACAAAGTGAATTAGCTTGTCCATACAGTCAACAAATATATAAACATGACTTAGCGGACAACTGAAATCTAAGGAATAATAGCTTACCACAATACGGATCGTAATTGACACTGCATATATCTGCAAACATAAAACTTAAATTATTGGAAACATAATTGTGGACTTAAAAACTGGAAAGGATTTGCAAAAATTGACTTACTGTGTAGTTTTTCATCCGCTGGAAAATTGCTCGACTTGTTAACACAGCACTAATAATCACACTAAGGCCCGGTTCAGTCAAGACAATGTCTGAAGCACTACGAGCTGCATCAGTCGAGTCATCCACTGCAATGCCAATGTCAGCCTTTTTCAAAGCTGGAGCATCATTTACACCATCTCCGGTCATACCACATATATGTTTTCTTGCTTGCAGCCGTTTCACAATCTCATATTTGTGCTCTGTAAAGTGATAGTTAAAAGCAAAGTAAGCATGACTGCACGAGTACTGCCAATAGATGTAGAGGAATCATTAGGCCTACAAAGCAATAGTAACCTACTGATGAAATCGTTTACCTGGAAAGACACCAGCAAAGCCATCAGCTTTCTCAATCAATTCATCAACTGGCAAAGCAACAATTGACTCATCCTTGTGTTGTCCCAGTAAAGCAGATGAAGGATACATATTAGTACCCATTCCCAGACGGCGTGCTGTTTCCTTCCCAATTGCAAGTTGATCACCTGAAAAACATTCAGAACAGATTGCTAAGCTTGTGTAACTTCATTCACATTTGCTGGATAATAGTTTAATGATACTCCATGGCTAGTACCCTATATACTAGTCTAATCTGCAAATGTGTTAAGATGATGCAACACTCTATATCAGAATACTCTATTCAGTCAACATTGCGAGGGTGCATACAGATGAAATAAGACAAACCTGTAATCATTTTAACATTGACACCAAGATTGAGTGCCCTCCTAATTGTTTCTGCACTATCATGTCGAGGGGGGTCAAAAAGTGGCAAGAGTCCAATGAACTGCCATGGTCCTCCAGGACTTTCCTTCCTACCATCTGGTACTTCCTGTATAAGCATTTTCAGTCACATACAAAAGAAGGTTACTAACAGCGTACAGCTACTGCAAGGTGGTGGGATCTCAAAACCTGGTATGCCACACCAAGCGATCGCAGACCACGCTCAGCAAATTTGTCGATCACAACCCTGACTCTTCTTTCAATCTCTGATTTATTGTGTGCAAGGTCTAGAATCTGTTGAGGTTACATAATCAGTAAGTGCAATGACATATGGAGGAATATAAAGATCCCAGATGTGAACATAAATTCATACCTGTTCTGGTGCTCCCTTGCTAACACGATGCATTTTGCCCTCTGCATCGAGGTAGGTTAAGGCGGTTCTTTTGTCGGTTGGATTAAATGGCAGAAAATGAACCTCTTGGATACCAGCACGAGCCTGTTTGTCAAACAAGCAAAATTAGATAAGGAATGAAAAACAAAAATAGCTTTATACTCCCAAACTGAAAAGATATATCTGATATACCTCCTTTGGATCAGCAAGCATACCAACCATTGTGGCATCTATAGCGTCCTGATTTTCTGTACGTGAAGCTCTGGCAGCCATTAGGATCACAGTATCCTGATCAATACCCCTTTGGACAACCTGATTCATGTAAGAACATGTTAAACGAGATGATCTGCATCAGTAAAAAACTAAACTGTGAACCATTTAATATAACAAAAGCCTGACCTCGATTAGATTCTTGTCCACAGTCAACTTGTTCAAGGTTAGTGTCCCGGTCTTGTCACTGCAGAGAACATCCATGCCAGCCatttcctcaattgctgtcattcTCTTTGTAATTGCTCCCTACAACAATATGCAAGAAAACAATTACACTCATGTCACACAACAGATTACATTAGCAAAGAACACGTGAATACCTGTTGAGCCAGGCGGTGAGAACCTATGGCCATAGTCACAGAAAGAACAGTGGGCATGGCGATGGGTATTCCTCCAATCAGAAGCACCAAAAGGTTATCAATTCCAGGCCGGTAAGCCCTATGTTGGATCGGGTACATGACAACAATCTCAATAACCATTCCCACAGCAATTGAACAGATGCAGAAGTTCCCAATGGCAGTCAGAACCTGGATAACAGATAAGCAGCTGCCAGTCACATCAACAATTTCAATGCAATACAGTAAACAACAAGCCATGAAAGAAAGGACTGGAGGCTTGCCTTCTGGAAGTGGCCAACTTGGTTTGTTGAATCGACGAGATGTGCGGCCTTGCCAAAGAACGTGTGCACACCAGTGGCAATGACAACAGCCTCGAGTTCGCCCTGCTTGCAAGTGGAGCCAGAGTAAACCCCATCACCAGGGCCTTTGGTCACCGGCAGGGACTCGCCAGTGAGAGAGGACTGCAGGAGAAAATCAAATCACAGGTCAGTACACAGAAGCATAAACCTGCATGGCCAAACGATTCAGCAATTTAAATGACCTGGTCAATCTTGAGAGGATCGCCCTCAAGGAGACGGGCATCGGCCGGGATGATATCCCCAAGCTTCACACTTATGATGTCTCCTGGGACAAGGATGGCTGATTCCTCCTCGTTCCACTTACCGTTCCTAAGAACCTTCATCGCCAGAAAACATACAAACCATCAGTACTGAAGCACAGGACATGCGCATTATAGCAAGCAAGATGTCGTGAATACCTTTGCCTTGGGAGCAAGCCGAGCCATGAGAGCAGCAGCAGCGTTGCCCGCATTGTTCTCCTCGATGAAGCTGATTGTGGAGTTGATGATGAGCAGGGTGATAATCCCCACGAAGTCCTGCCAGTCCGGTGGTTTCCCCTACAGAAACACATCAAGAATTTCTCTCAGTCCACAGTATCTTACTTAGCTGCCATATCCACACATGCTCTCAGGTAGCAAGAACTTACTCCTCCATTGGCGAGGGCGATGGCCATGATTGCAGCGGCCTCCATGACCCATGACAGTGGGTTCCACATGAACCCCAGGAACTTGAGGAACTTGCTCTCCTGCATATACACAGAAATGAAAATATATGGTGTCAACACTCACGATGAGCATTCGTGGGCCACGGATTCAGCAAGATTTCTCTTACCTTCTTCTCCTCGAGCTTGTTGGGGCCGAAGATGTCGAGGCGCTGCTCGGCCTGGGCGGAGGTGAGGCCCTCGCGGCTGCATCTCAGGTTCTCGAACACCTCCTCCAACGGTATGTTCTCCTGCGCAACGACAAGAACCCGTCCGTCATACCGCGGCCACAGAAATCAGCAGAAACTTGTTGTTGGTAAAAGAGAGAAATTTGGGGCAGTTCTTCAGCGGAAAAGTGGGGGATGAGTTCGTGTAATTAAAAGCTTGTAGAAATGTAACAACAAAAAAACGTAAGAAAACCGCCGCCGCAGGAGCCCAAGCGAAAGTAACCGGAAGCAGATTGGAGGCAGCAGGGAAGGAACCAAATCGCGTGATGGCGTTTGCCCCCAAATCGGCGAGAAATGCGATACACAAAACAAATCGCGTGACGCCGCGGAGACCATCCACCAAGAAGAAGCAGAAAGTAGATGGAAAACAAGAAGATGGAGCGGAGTACTAGTACTAGTTACCAGTAACGCACTAGACACCAAAACCCGCCCCCCTCCAAAGAACCCTCCAGAATCCACAGGAAAACAAAATCAGCACAAAATGAATGAATATGACCAAGATGAACGAGCGGAACAGCACCAAATCGAAACctcgagagagacagagagaaacGGGAGCGGAGAGATTCAGAACAAGAAGAGAGGAGGGGCAGGAGAGCGTACGAGATCAACGGACTCCTTGAGCACAGCGTCCAGGTTGGACGCCTTCTCGTCCATGGCGCTCGCTCGCGGACTGATTTCTCTCTCTGCGCTGGACAGGGGTGGGGGCGTGGGGGAGAGGTTGAGCACTTGAGCCCGGAGTCCGGACTGCTGTCACCGGAGCAAAGCAGAGCAGGGGTTCAGTTTGGGGGGCGACACACGGCTATATACCAGCGGAAAAGGGAGAAAGTGGTGGAAAGGAAAAATTTCAAGAGTGGTGGAAAGGAAATTTTAACGTGGGGGTATTTTGGGGAGTGGGTTTGTGCCAATCGTGTGCCACCCCATGCGTCCGTTGGTCCGTGCACCTCGGGGTGCCATTTAGATTCTTTCGATTTTACTCGATTGTTTGGTTTTTCAAAAGAGTAGTAGTAACAAAAAAAATTGCAGGACCACCGTTAACCCGGCAGTTTGGTTTTGGTGTtaaacataaaataaataaataaaaataaataaatagataaaaCCATGCAACGGGTGCTTGCCACAAATAAAATTTCTCAAAGCGGGAAAGATgttcttttttttcaaaaatccaCTTCAAAATTGGTGCTTGAGAAACGCGAGCCGGCTACAAGAGGGGCAAAGAACATGGCAACAATGGCTTCGTGTGGCTTTTCCGGTCAGAATGGTCATTCCATCCGATTCAAGATCCATCTCCATCCGTTGGCGCTCCTTACAGTCAAATCCGGCGCTAATAGCGCTAGATTAGACGAAAGTTTCGACCGggaagcgccgaagttccagccgtctccccggtagACACCCGGTGTTCGACGTTTTCAGAAGAAAAAAACGTTCCTGACTGCCAAATTTCCAGCATAATTCGGTGAATTTGACTAGTTTTGCCaatatttggcttatttttacaaataaacgttacagtttAACAAAATaagacaagttttcaaacaaatcaaatggaaactagttggtgttgcctcgaagcatCCATGTTCTCCACCATatcatcctgcagctgttgatgcattatgGAGTTTCGAATCTCCTGATGCATAGCGATGAACGCATCCCACGATGCTGGCATCTGGTGGTTAGGctatgcaagaggaccctctctgtcatatggtgcagcttgttcgctcagaggaaccaaatactttcgctcattctcgataatcatgttgtgttcagacacaacagttcatcacctcccacatctgatctttggaccaagtcaaagccgggaaccggactacagcaaatctctcgctcgaggacaccaaatgcacgctcgacgtcctttcggcaatcttcttgttccttgacaaactcTAGCTCCTTCGGGAGGACGGCGCctaagatagtcttcacaaatgttggtcactttggatagataccgtctgcaagatagtatcccttgttgtactaccggccattgatcacaaagttaaccaggagagcatgaccctcaacaagcttggagaagatcggcgagcactgcaagacgttgatgtcgttgttggatcccggcataccaaagaaggagtgccaaatccagagatcatgggtaggcgCCACTGCCTCAaatatcacagtgcagccttttttgtgacccttgtacattctcaGCCAGGCGaacagacagttcttccattttcaatgcatgcagtcaattctTCCGAGCATCCCTgcaaatcctcgagcttcattaacagcgaggatcttagcagtgtctttgacagtgggtgatctcaagtagatgtccccgaacactgctatcaccgccctgcagaattggtagaaacaatcaagggcggtggactccgccatccgaagatagtcatcggcggaatcaccaggagctccatatgccagcattcgcatagccaccgtgcacttttggagggcagAAAACCCTGCCATGGCGGTGTAATCCAACTTGCATatgaaataggagtcgtactctcgaagggcatacacaatttccaGGAAGAGCTTCcgactcatcctgaaacgacgcctgaaaACAACCTCACCATGCAAtggatcgtcggcgaagtagtcggcgtagagcatgcagtagccctaCATTCGCTgcatcggcttgcacttccggtgacctggtgccgacccaccacggagACCAATGGCCGACTTGGCGTACAAGCCGGACATGCAAGCTAGTATCAGCATGtgatcctcgtcttgggcggtggctgccagttcttcttcaaaaagctcggtgaacatctgctcctcgtcctcgtcgcagTCGAACTCAGTATTTCTcttcctttcgccacacccgatgctCAGGGAGGCCCTATTACCTCCAGTACTCTTGATTActcgatggatttatcttcttcggctctggatatatattCTCTCGATGAACTCccgggtcaatggcttcatcatctatgattactcgatggacttatcttctATGGCTcaggatatatcttctcccgatgtactcccgggtcaatggcttcatcatctatggttattaACGGTTTTATCTCATGTGGCTATATAATATTGATCCGATACATTCTCGGGTCAGTGGATTCATCgtctggaatattcaatggatatcatcttatataatattgacccgatgcgcttccatcgggagtgctggaattactcgggggctcctggaatatcttcgaactattgcgcttactcccatcgggagcactgaaaTTCAAGAAGACATGAAGATCTCCGATTATTTTTATTACTCCCGATGGGAGCGCTGGTTTGCTGAAATTCTAGAAGACATGAAGATAACCGATTATTTTTACTACTCCTGACGGGAGCGCTGGAAGACATGAAGAGCTCCGACTATTTTTACTACTCCCGACGGGAGCACTGGTTCGCAGGAGTTCAAGCAAATTTGAAGACTCTTTATACCCGTTGTTACCGTCTAAAAGCCTCGAAACACGAGTGCTACAATAGAAGGTAAAACAAGCGGAACTTCTAAACATACAAATATCCTTTTGCTAAAGCCTCAAGATTACGAGAGTGCTGCGAATGGAAAGGATACACATACTTACAAAAAGACCCAtgccggtactttaaactacagaagtgcTAAAGAGCGATGGAGTCGACGGCAGGCACAGTTCCATCGACTCGTTCGAGGGATGCcgccaaaacatacatcatcggttaaaaagcaaagttgcacttacAACGGGTTTCACaaacctgcaacatgagctgatcactcaagtaatttgctaccgataaacttacaaacaatggcattaaACGATGCTCAAGGAGCATTAAGAATTTCCCCTTGAAACGAAGAACAATGTGTCAatggcacctgaagaaaactat from Lolium rigidum isolate FL_2022 chromosome 4, APGP_CSIRO_Lrig_0.1, whole genome shotgun sequence encodes the following:
- the LOC124648948 gene encoding plasma membrane ATPase 3, yielding MDEKASNLDAVLKESVDLENIPLEEVFENLRCSREGLTSAQAEQRLDIFGPNKLEEKKESKFLKFLGFMWNPLSWVMEAAAIMAIALANGGGKPPDWQDFVGIITLLIINSTISFIEENNAGNAAAALMARLAPKAKVLRNGKWNEEESAILVPGDIISVKLGDIIPADARLLEGDPLKIDQSSLTGESLPVTKGPGDGVYSGSTCKQGELEAVVIATGVHTFFGKAAHLVDSTNQVGHFQKVLTAIGNFCICSIAVGMVIEIVVMYPIQHRAYRPGIDNLLVLLIGGIPIAMPTVLSVTMAIGSHRLAQQGAITKRMTAIEEMAGMDVLCSDKTGTLTLNKLTVDKNLIEVVQRGIDQDTVILMAARASRTENQDAIDATMVGMLADPKEARAGIQEVHFLPFNPTDKRTALTYLDAEGKMHRVSKGAPEQILDLAHNKSEIERRVRVVIDKFAERGLRSLGVAYQEVPDGRKESPGGPWQFIGLLPLFDPPRHDSAETIRRALNLGVNVKMITGDQLAIGKETARRLGMGTNMYPSSALLGQHKDESIVALPVDELIEKADGFAGVFPEHKYEIVKRLQARKHICGMTGDGVNDAPALKKADIGIAVDDSTDAARSASDIVLTEPGLSVIISAVLTSRAIFQRMKNYTIYAVSITIRIVLGFMLLALIWQFDFPPFMVLIIAILNDGTIMTISKDRVKPSPQPDTWKLSEIFATGVVLGSYLAMMTVIFFWAAYKTNFFPRVFHVESLEKTAQDDIQKLASAVYLQVSTISQALIFVTRSRSWSFMERPGFLLVSAFLVAQLIATIIAVYADWGFAAIKGIGWGWAGVIWLYNIVFYLPLDVIKFLIRYAMSGRAWDLVLDQRIAFTRKKDFGREERELKWATAQRTLHGLQPAESTTFHGMNSYSELNQLADEARRRAEIARLRELNTLKGRMESVVRQKGLDLETIQQSYTV